From Actinopolymorpha cephalotaxi, one genomic window encodes:
- the eccB gene encoding type VII secretion protein EccB, with translation MQTRRDQLQAYRYLGRRVLAAMLGNDPEAIEHPMRRVTTSTFAGIMVGALACAGVALYAWLGNSSSTRWKNDASSSVIVEKETGALYLYLPRSVLDSGGSTAQQPGQTPQTPQAPGQGGQGGQGGGDDANMILVPVRNTTSALLIRGSGMKKVSVSRESLAGIPRGPEIGIAQAPTSVPLASSIRSAPWAMCATAVAGESGDAAGTPRVTVLIGTPEKSVGGRRVGEAALLVRGPDGGDHLVWHGRRLAVGERPLASLGYSTSAAVPVSSAWLRALPAGQDLAGPVVPRRGESSPVSTGGGSTTIGQLFHTPDPDRYYVMTADGFARLSAVQAKILLGTGAATDGSGQAQSTFTEIAFSVVLAHTSPTDDDLQVKDLPPTPPRLAAPSRPDAPLCLWYDNDRAGDRARMHLTTGGTLPAGAGPDGSTGSSGPNGSDPSTPRVLVPPGGGALAALLPAPGVRPSGYYLVTESGVKFPVPDTDTLTRLGYADAHPLPVPPTLLNLIPTGPALSQQAAYRAERFAPEPGK, from the coding sequence ATGCAGACCCGACGCGACCAGCTCCAGGCGTACCGCTACCTCGGACGCAGGGTGCTCGCGGCCATGCTCGGCAACGACCCGGAGGCGATCGAGCATCCGATGCGCCGGGTCACCACCTCGACGTTCGCGGGCATCATGGTCGGCGCGCTGGCGTGCGCGGGAGTGGCGTTGTACGCCTGGCTGGGCAACAGCTCGTCCACCCGCTGGAAGAACGACGCGTCGTCCTCGGTGATCGTGGAGAAGGAGACCGGCGCGCTCTACCTCTACCTGCCGCGCTCGGTCCTCGACTCCGGCGGGTCCACCGCGCAACAGCCGGGCCAGACACCGCAGACGCCGCAGGCGCCGGGGCAGGGCGGCCAGGGCGGGCAGGGCGGCGGGGACGACGCGAACATGATCCTGGTGCCGGTACGCAACACCACGTCCGCGCTGCTGATCCGCGGCAGCGGGATGAAGAAGGTGTCGGTGAGCCGGGAGTCGCTCGCCGGGATCCCCCGCGGCCCGGAGATCGGGATCGCGCAGGCGCCCACGTCGGTGCCCCTCGCCTCCAGCATCCGGTCCGCGCCGTGGGCGATGTGCGCGACGGCGGTCGCCGGCGAGAGTGGCGACGCGGCAGGAACGCCGAGGGTCACGGTGCTGATCGGTACGCCGGAGAAGTCGGTCGGCGGCCGCCGGGTCGGTGAGGCCGCCCTGCTGGTGCGCGGCCCGGACGGCGGCGACCACCTCGTCTGGCACGGGCGGCGGCTCGCCGTCGGTGAACGCCCGCTGGCGAGCCTGGGCTACTCCACCTCGGCCGCCGTACCCGTCAGCTCGGCGTGGCTGCGGGCACTGCCGGCCGGGCAGGATCTCGCCGGTCCCGTCGTACCCCGCCGCGGGGAGTCCAGCCCGGTGTCCACCGGCGGCGGGTCCACCACGATCGGCCAGCTCTTCCACACCCCGGACCCCGACCGCTACTACGTGATGACCGCCGACGGGTTCGCCCGGCTCAGTGCCGTACAGGCGAAGATCCTGCTCGGCACCGGCGCGGCCACCGACGGAAGCGGCCAGGCGCAGAGCACCTTCACCGAGATCGCGTTCAGCGTCGTCCTCGCGCACACCTCGCCCACCGACGACGACCTGCAGGTGAAGGACCTCCCGCCGACACCGCCACGGCTGGCCGCCCCGTCGAGACCGGACGCCCCGCTGTGCCTGTGGTACGACAACGACCGGGCCGGCGACCGCGCCCGGATGCACCTCACCACCGGCGGGACCCTCCCGGCGGGTGCCGGGCCGGACGGGTCGACGGGGTCGAGCGGGCCGAACGGGTCGGACCCGTCCACGCCACGGGTGCTCGTGCCGCCCGGTGGTGGTGCGCTCGCCGCGTTGCTCCCGGCTCCGGGCGTACGGCCGTCCGGCTACTACCTCGTCACCGAGTCCGGAGTGAAGTTCCCGGTGCCCGACACCGACACCCTGACCCGGCTCGGCTATGCCGACGCGCACCCGCTGCCGGTGCCCCCGACGCTGCTGAACCTCATCCCGACCGGACCCGCGCTCTCCCAGCAGGCCGCCTACCGCGCCGAACGTTTCGCACCGGAGCCCGGCAAGTAG
- a CDS encoding WXG100 family type VII secretion target gives MAEAAQRVGDSFDVIVGIKGKLQDYSREAAGQWEGNAATTFTRVMGTFDEKFLTVCDALNDLREKMGAARMSYEATEQQQEEGVNKIDQLLNGLT, from the coding sequence ATGGCCGAGGCCGCCCAGCGTGTGGGCGACTCGTTCGACGTCATTGTCGGCATCAAGGGCAAGCTGCAGGACTACAGCAGGGAAGCCGCCGGCCAGTGGGAAGGCAACGCCGCCACCACCTTCACCCGGGTGATGGGCACCTTCGACGAGAAGTTCCTGACGGTCTGCGACGCCCTGAACGACCTGCGGGAGAAGATGGGCGCCGCGCGCATGAGCTACGAGGCGACGGAGCAGCAGCAGGAGGAGGGCGTCAACAAGATCGACCAGCTCCTCAACGGCCTGACCTGA
- a CDS encoding WXG100 family type VII secretion target has protein sequence MSDLTRWNSQALLDLQSNLRLAYRGVEDETNDLEKALEAKLQEWDGDAKTAYWDAKAQWEKAIRELNGVLDQLHVAVQNVHDNYTATERSNTTIFQ, from the coding sequence ATGAGTGATTTGACCAGGTGGAACAGCCAGGCGCTGCTCGACCTCCAGTCCAACCTGCGGCTCGCCTACCGCGGTGTCGAGGACGAGACCAACGACCTGGAGAAGGCCCTCGAGGCCAAGCTCCAGGAGTGGGACGGCGACGCGAAGACCGCCTACTGGGACGCGAAGGCCCAGTGGGAGAAGGCGATCCGGGAGCTCAACGGCGTTCTCGACCAGCTGCACGTGGCCGTCCAGAACGTCCACGACAACTACACCGCGACCGAGCGCAGCAACACCACGATCTTTCAGTAG
- a CDS encoding NAD(P)H-dependent flavin oxidoreductase, with protein sequence MLQTNFSRFLGLSYPIVGAPMAGPGSGRLASVISGAGALGMVGVGSRATRKWVRGQLDAASSMGQRRWGVGVQVWALPDQPGVMDEIEIARPAIVSLSFGDPAPYIDQVHRAGALAASQVNSVADARKAVDAGVDVVVVQGAEAGGHHAGQVATLPLLQGVLEAVEYDDVYVLAGGGIGTGRGLAAVLAAGAQAGWIGTAFLATPEAESPLLAKMAVLSAKETDTIHTRVFDLVGGVGWPERYPGRALSNPFARTWDPREAELAEWAQSADPESAGKLAAVKEELTKATKAEDYHVAVVYAGQAAGLVHDERRAAEVVRSIGDDAERHMRAAAELCVPDERYLG encoded by the coding sequence ATGCTGCAGACGAATTTCTCCCGCTTCCTCGGCCTGAGCTATCCCATCGTCGGTGCGCCGATGGCCGGCCCCGGCAGTGGCCGGCTCGCCTCCGTCATCAGTGGCGCCGGGGCCCTCGGCATGGTCGGCGTGGGCAGCCGCGCGACACGGAAGTGGGTGCGCGGCCAGCTCGACGCCGCGTCCTCGATGGGCCAGCGGCGGTGGGGCGTCGGCGTGCAGGTGTGGGCTCTGCCGGACCAGCCCGGCGTGATGGACGAGATCGAGATCGCCCGGCCCGCGATCGTCTCGCTGTCGTTCGGCGACCCCGCTCCCTACATCGACCAGGTCCATCGAGCCGGCGCGCTGGCCGCCTCCCAGGTCAACTCGGTCGCCGACGCGCGGAAGGCGGTCGACGCGGGCGTCGACGTGGTGGTGGTCCAGGGTGCGGAGGCCGGCGGCCATCACGCCGGTCAGGTGGCGACGCTTCCCCTGCTGCAGGGCGTGTTGGAGGCCGTCGAGTACGACGACGTCTACGTCCTCGCCGGCGGTGGGATCGGCACGGGTCGCGGGCTGGCGGCGGTGCTCGCCGCGGGTGCGCAGGCGGGCTGGATCGGTACGGCGTTTCTCGCCACACCCGAGGCGGAGAGCCCGCTGCTGGCCAAGATGGCGGTGCTCTCGGCCAAGGAGACCGACACGATCCACACCAGGGTGTTCGACTTGGTCGGCGGAGTCGGCTGGCCCGAACGCTATCCGGGCCGGGCCCTGAGCAACCCCTTCGCCCGCACCTGGGATCCACGGGAGGCCGAGCTCGCCGAGTGGGCGCAGTCGGCCGACCCGGAGTCCGCCGGCAAGCTGGCTGCTGTCAAGGAGGAGTTGACAAAGGCCACGAAGGCGGAGGACTACCACGTCGCGGTGGTCTACGCCGGGCAGGCGGCCGGCCTGGTGCACGACGAACGCCGGGCCGCCGAGGTGGTGCGTTCCATCGGCGACGACGCCGAACGCCACATGCGGGCCGCCGCCGAGCTGTGTGTCCCCGACGAGCGATACCTCGGGTGA
- a CDS encoding ATP-binding protein, whose protein sequence is MDPVRNPYAPGAGQRPPELAGRDREVRQFEVVLERVAAGRPERSLVLSGLRGVGKTVLLNALRSLALSRAWGTGKVEARPDRSIRLPIAQALHAASRELTPRHRDPERADDFLGVLKAFALETSVKDRKGVRWRPPYDVPATRGRADSGDLELDLTELFTAAGELARDLGVGVAVFVDEMQDIQPAELAALCGACHEISQRGVAFVVVGAGLPHLPTALSASKSYAERLFRYVSVDRLGRDAADRALTVPAQTEDVEFEPAALDALHDVTDGYPYFVQAFGKATWDVAPRSPICADDVKVAAPEAEAELAVGFFGSRYERATPAEREYMRAMAELGAERADRPVPTADVAALLGRRPQSLSPARDGLIKKGLVYAAERGSVAFTVPHFGAFLRSQHS, encoded by the coding sequence GTGGACCCCGTGCGCAATCCCTACGCACCCGGCGCCGGCCAGCGTCCTCCCGAGCTGGCCGGCCGCGACCGTGAGGTACGCCAGTTCGAGGTGGTGCTCGAACGCGTCGCCGCGGGCCGGCCCGAACGCAGCCTCGTCCTGTCCGGGCTGCGCGGCGTGGGCAAGACCGTCCTGCTGAACGCGCTTCGGTCGCTGGCCCTGAGTCGGGCGTGGGGCACCGGAAAGGTCGAGGCCCGTCCCGACCGGTCGATCCGGCTGCCGATCGCGCAGGCGCTGCACGCGGCCAGCCGCGAGCTCACCCCGCGCCACCGCGACCCCGAACGCGCGGACGACTTCCTCGGCGTCCTCAAGGCGTTCGCGCTGGAGACGTCGGTGAAGGACCGCAAGGGGGTTCGCTGGCGGCCGCCGTACGACGTGCCCGCCACCCGCGGCCGGGCCGACTCCGGCGACCTCGAGCTCGACCTCACCGAACTCTTCACCGCCGCCGGTGAGCTCGCCCGCGACCTCGGCGTGGGCGTCGCGGTCTTCGTCGACGAGATGCAGGACATCCAGCCCGCCGAGCTCGCCGCGCTGTGCGGCGCCTGCCACGAGATCAGCCAGCGCGGCGTGGCGTTCGTGGTGGTCGGCGCCGGTCTGCCGCACCTGCCGACCGCGCTGTCGGCGAGCAAGTCCTACGCCGAACGCCTGTTCCGCTACGTCTCGGTGGACCGGCTGGGCCGCGACGCCGCCGACCGGGCGCTGACCGTTCCCGCGCAGACCGAGGACGTGGAGTTCGAGCCGGCGGCGCTGGACGCGCTGCACGACGTCACCGACGGCTATCCGTACTTCGTCCAGGCGTTCGGCAAGGCCACCTGGGACGTCGCGCCGCGTAGCCCGATCTGCGCCGACGACGTCAAGGTCGCGGCGCCGGAGGCGGAGGCGGAGCTCGCGGTCGGCTTCTTCGGTTCGCGGTACGAACGCGCCACCCCGGCCGAACGGGAGTACATGCGGGCGATGGCCGAGCTCGGTGCCGAACGCGCCGACCGGCCGGTGCCCACCGCGGACGTCGCCGCGCTGCTCGGCCGCAGGCCGCAGAGCCTGTCACCGGCGCGGGACGGGCTGATCAAGAAGGGCCTGGTGTACGCCGCGGAGCGTGGTTCGGTCGCGTTCACCGTCCCGCACTTCGGCGCATTCCTGCGTTCCCAGCACAGCTGA
- a CDS encoding DUF1648 domain-containing protein, which translates to MAELMVVNLFGPVVGLVVLWLLPTMNLRTLPFGIRVPAAHADAPVIAAQLRTYRRWILGAGLVVVAATVALTYLLPLPVAQGVALLAIVAMWLPAFLRARREIGAAKEREGWYDGLRQGVVADTSLRTEPVRFPWLWAVPAVLLTAVTAVLGIVRYPDLPPTLVTHWDLDGTPDRTMATTVGTAFAVVFVQVLMTALLVGLMWASIRFRPDLDAAAPKVSARQYRGFLVATAKAVLVLAALVDVSMLVISWQMWGGGARLPAGVVVLPVLVGTAVVIGSALRTGQSGSRLPADGEPGAGTAEENTGVVQRDDDRYWPVASFYVNRADPAMFVPKRLGVGWTVNIGNPKGIALLAAILLAPIVLTVVLR; encoded by the coding sequence ATGGCCGAGTTGATGGTGGTGAACCTGTTCGGGCCGGTGGTCGGCCTGGTGGTGCTGTGGCTGCTGCCCACGATGAACCTCCGGACGCTGCCGTTCGGGATCCGGGTGCCGGCCGCGCACGCCGACGCCCCGGTCATCGCGGCGCAGCTGCGAACGTACCGGCGGTGGATCCTCGGCGCCGGGCTCGTCGTGGTGGCGGCCACCGTCGCGCTGACGTACCTCCTCCCGCTCCCGGTCGCGCAGGGCGTCGCGCTGCTCGCGATCGTCGCGATGTGGCTGCCGGCGTTCCTGCGAGCCCGCCGGGAGATCGGCGCAGCGAAGGAACGCGAGGGCTGGTACGACGGCCTGCGGCAGGGCGTCGTCGCGGACACCTCGCTGCGCACGGAACCGGTCCGCTTCCCCTGGCTGTGGGCGGTGCCCGCCGTGCTCCTGACCGCGGTGACCGCGGTCCTCGGAATCGTGCGCTACCCCGACCTGCCGCCGACCCTCGTCACCCACTGGGACCTCGACGGCACACCCGACCGGACCATGGCCACCACGGTGGGCACCGCGTTCGCCGTAGTGTTCGTCCAGGTGCTGATGACCGCGCTCCTGGTGGGGCTGATGTGGGCCTCGATCCGGTTCCGGCCCGACCTGGACGCGGCCGCACCGAAGGTCTCCGCCCGCCAGTACCGCGGCTTCCTCGTCGCCACCGCCAAGGCGGTGCTCGTACTCGCCGCGCTCGTCGACGTGTCCATGCTGGTGATCAGCTGGCAGATGTGGGGTGGCGGGGCGCGACTGCCGGCCGGGGTGGTGGTGCTGCCGGTCCTGGTGGGCACCGCGGTGGTGATCGGTTCGGCGCTCCGGACCGGTCAGAGTGGCAGCCGGCTCCCGGCGGACGGCGAGCCCGGTGCGGGAACGGCCGAGGAGAACACCGGTGTGGTGCAGCGCGACGACGACAGGTACTGGCCCGTCGCCAGCTTCTACGTCAACCGCGCCGACCCGGCGATGTTCGTGCCCAAGCGGCTCGGGGTGGGCTGGACGGTCAACATCGGCAACCCGAAGGGCATCGCGCTGCTCGCGGCGATCCTCCTCGCCCCGATCGTCCTGACGGTGGTACTCCGCTGA
- a CDS encoding GntR family transcriptional regulator: MIVTLDLTSEVPIYQQIRDRVVEAIAAGDLREGSPLPSTRQLGVDLGINFHTVNKAYDLLRHEGLLRLNRKSGAVVVRDPGSGPPGAGFVGDWEARLRTLLAEAVAQGVRSPEALTHCRSVLTSFRPDPGTDPGRDSGTGSGTKQEPRQKGAQ, translated from the coding sequence ATGATCGTGACTCTGGACCTCACCAGCGAGGTCCCGATCTACCAGCAGATCCGGGACCGGGTCGTCGAGGCCATCGCCGCCGGCGACCTGCGCGAAGGCAGTCCGCTGCCGTCCACCCGTCAGCTCGGGGTCGACCTCGGCATCAACTTCCACACCGTCAACAAGGCGTACGACCTGCTCCGCCACGAAGGGCTGCTCCGGCTCAACCGCAAGAGCGGCGCGGTCGTCGTTCGCGACCCGGGGTCCGGCCCGCCGGGAGCCGGCTTCGTCGGCGACTGGGAAGCCCGGCTGCGCACGTTGCTCGCCGAGGCGGTCGCCCAGGGAGTGCGGAGCCCGGAGGCGCTCACGCACTGCCGGTCGGTGCTCACGTCGTTCAGGCCCGACCCCGGAACAGACCCCGGAAGAGACTCCGGAACAGGCTCCGGAACCAAGCAGGAACCCAGGCAGAAGGGGGCGCAGTGA
- a CDS encoding MFS transporter, which produces MSLLSAYRPLLAEPRLRRLLGAFGVSDLGDGMSVVAVPLLAIGIAAPGRAGMLVGASVAAYALPGVVGALVFGRWLRRLPAARLLLADSVLRAACLSAVALTWAFGVLQPVGLVVLLGLSSLLHAWGSAGKYTLLAELLPPDQRLAGNSLAGSTSSLAMVVGPAVAGVGAAVAGPGWVIGADGLSFALLGLVVWSVHREVRGDARGARTAESAGAGGSTSGLRFLRGRPLLLGLLVLTWAFNFLFGPVEVALPLHVTGGDRGHTTLLGAYWTAFGIGAVAGGLAVGALRRLSPAPVLLAVVACWGLVLLPFGFGPPTAVELVCFGLGGMIYGPFPAVSYTLLQSRTPAAALSSVLAARSAVLLTAAPVGTAIGGPLTSVFRPAHVLAGSGAATLLLAVAAVVAWRGRRLLGRVSAPPAQPAAPAPTVAPTPTPRPAQAPAPARRPATPPRRPAAEDRPRPATAAHTPPPASPGHSRSASR; this is translated from the coding sequence GTGTCCTTGCTCTCCGCGTACCGGCCCCTGCTGGCCGAACCGAGGCTGCGCCGCCTGCTCGGCGCGTTCGGCGTGAGCGACCTCGGCGACGGGATGAGCGTCGTCGCGGTACCCCTGCTCGCCATCGGGATCGCCGCACCGGGCCGGGCGGGGATGCTGGTCGGCGCGTCGGTCGCGGCGTACGCCCTGCCCGGTGTCGTCGGCGCCCTCGTCTTCGGCCGGTGGCTGCGGCGGCTGCCGGCCGCGCGCCTGCTGCTCGCCGACTCCGTGCTGCGGGCGGCCTGCCTGTCGGCCGTGGCGCTCACCTGGGCGTTCGGCGTCCTGCAGCCGGTGGGGCTGGTCGTCCTGCTCGGGCTCTCCTCGCTGCTGCACGCCTGGGGCTCGGCGGGGAAGTACACCCTGCTCGCGGAGCTGCTGCCGCCGGACCAGCGGCTGGCGGGCAACTCGCTGGCGGGCTCGACGAGCTCACTGGCGATGGTCGTGGGGCCCGCGGTCGCGGGTGTCGGCGCGGCGGTGGCCGGACCCGGCTGGGTGATCGGCGCCGACGGGTTGTCGTTCGCCCTGCTGGGGTTGGTGGTGTGGTCGGTCCACCGGGAGGTACGCGGTGACGCACGAGGCGCCCGGACCGCCGAGTCGGCCGGCGCGGGCGGCTCCACGTCCGGGCTGCGGTTCCTGCGCGGCCGGCCCCTGCTGCTCGGCCTGCTCGTGCTGACCTGGGCGTTCAACTTCCTGTTCGGCCCGGTCGAGGTGGCGCTGCCACTGCACGTGACCGGCGGCGACCGCGGCCACACCACCCTGCTCGGCGCGTACTGGACGGCGTTCGGGATCGGGGCGGTGGCCGGAGGACTCGCGGTCGGCGCGTTGCGGCGGCTCTCGCCCGCGCCGGTGCTGCTGGCCGTCGTCGCCTGCTGGGGGCTGGTCCTGCTGCCGTTCGGGTTCGGCCCGCCGACCGCGGTCGAGCTGGTCTGCTTCGGCCTCGGCGGGATGATCTACGGACCGTTTCCCGCCGTGTCGTACACCCTGCTGCAGTCCCGTACGCCGGCCGCCGCGCTGTCCTCGGTGCTGGCCGCCCGGTCGGCGGTCCTGCTCACCGCGGCGCCGGTGGGTACGGCCATCGGCGGCCCGCTCACCAGCGTGTTCCGGCCCGCGCACGTGCTCGCCGGCTCCGGCGCCGCGACGCTGTTGCTGGCTGTCGCCGCCGTGGTCGCCTGGCGCGGCCGGAGGCTGCTCGGCCGGGTCAGCGCGCCTCCGGCTCAGCCTGCGGCTCCAGCTCCGACTGTGGCTCCGACTCCGACTCCGCGTCCAGCTCAGGCTCCGGCTCCGGCTCGACGCCCGGCGACTCCTCCGCGCCGACCTGCCGCGGAGGACCGTCCGCGGCCAGCCACGGCAGCGCACACCCCGCCACCAGCATCACCAGGGCACTCGCGGTCAGCGTCACGGTGA
- a CDS encoding glycosyltransferase family 4 protein translates to MANRVDALERLGHDVEVVAVRDHPSATVRYAGLLTAVARAARADRTGRTVLADRTGRTDRVEAAEPGTVVEAHIAHPSGAFAWPLAARLRAPLVLFAHGSDVLRLPGRSWVDARLCRFVFERADLVVANSRYLAGEVARRFHRPAERTAVVSPGIRYADLAAARVASETGSETGAGGRGSRPYELLFVGNLVHRKGLDVLLAALADLDRRGVPVPRLRVVGAGPELPKLRRQADAARLRVDFAGALPQRAVVGELARAELLAVPSREEALGLAPLEGMAAGSVPVASAVGGLAESVTDGVTGFTCPAEDPSALASALVRARDAVRDPARRAALVAAGDAVARTHSVDAAAAATIERYAGLLATSSPLAAGARS, encoded by the coding sequence GTGGCCAACCGGGTGGACGCGCTGGAGCGGCTGGGGCACGACGTCGAGGTCGTCGCGGTCCGCGACCACCCGTCGGCGACGGTCCGGTACGCCGGCCTGCTCACCGCCGTTGCCCGGGCCGCCCGCGCCGACCGCACCGGGCGCACCGTGCTCGCCGACCGCACTGGCCGTACCGACCGCGTGGAGGCGGCCGAGCCCGGCACCGTCGTCGAGGCACACATCGCGCACCCGTCCGGCGCGTTCGCCTGGCCGCTCGCGGCCCGGCTGCGCGCCCCGCTGGTGTTGTTCGCGCACGGGTCGGACGTGCTGCGGCTGCCCGGGCGCTCGTGGGTCGACGCCCGGCTGTGCCGGTTCGTGTTCGAGCGCGCGGACCTCGTGGTGGCCAACAGCCGCTACCTCGCCGGGGAGGTCGCCCGCCGGTTCCACCGTCCGGCCGAACGCACCGCCGTGGTGTCGCCGGGGATCAGGTACGCCGACCTGGCCGCGGCCCGGGTCGCCTCGGAAACCGGCTCGGAAACCGGCGCCGGCGGGCGTGGTTCGCGGCCGTACGAACTCCTCTTCGTCGGCAACCTCGTGCACCGCAAGGGTCTCGACGTGCTGCTCGCCGCGCTGGCCGACCTCGACCGGCGGGGCGTCCCCGTGCCGAGGCTGCGGGTCGTCGGTGCCGGGCCCGAACTCCCGAAGCTGCGGCGGCAGGCCGACGCCGCCCGGCTGCGGGTCGACTTCGCAGGCGCGCTGCCGCAGCGCGCCGTGGTCGGTGAGCTCGCCCGCGCCGAACTCCTCGCCGTCCCCTCGCGGGAGGAGGCGCTCGGCCTCGCGCCGCTGGAGGGGATGGCGGCCGGCAGTGTGCCCGTCGCCTCCGCCGTGGGCGGGCTGGCCGAGTCGGTGACCGACGGCGTGACCGGCTTCACCTGCCCGGCGGAGGACCCGTCCGCGCTGGCGTCGGCGCTGGTCCGCGCGCGGGACGCGGTCCGTGACCCGGCCCGCCGCGCCGCGCTCGTGGCCGCGGGCGACGCCGTTGCGCGTACGCACTCGGTGGACGCGGCGGCGGCCGCGACGATCGAACGGTACGCCGGCCTGCTGGCCACGTCGTCGCCGCTGGCCGCGGGGGCGAGGAGCTGA
- a CDS encoding lipopolysaccharide biosynthesis protein, protein MPNDTLPNPDADPTAGSPVDDGSGAGPEREDEQQAAARDRLTGRLVRGTLWSMLGIAALGVTRLVYTALIGRTGDPARLAAVNSQVSLAFLATFATAAATGAGAAKFLPLTAARSGPAAAAAVHRRLTRWTVAATVAVVMALAAFGRVFLPDADWTDVVWVCALVTAYGAYSYTKSVLYGHHLPHRYAVLEVAADVVILVLTVVVVWWVPTRLAGDAPGLLLAPLVAGYAAFAVAATRSAPRVRPGELPALRGELGGFVAYTALGIAAGQGFFQVSMIVARHATGGSEAGAYAAAMSLVGPAFFLPRAMGMAFFPAAAEAVGRGDQAALARHTDLVTRLLVLTTVPLFGLTAMLGGPVLGLVFGPAYADGGPAFAVLVLAVFWYVVAVPSVNVLSAQNLTLARIPPLASAAGVVVGVATWLAVGTRWGAVGVAAGYLAGMLVQAGVPLVVAFSRLRLRWGSRLPRYAAGLAAGIAAATVAVLTPRPGVIAVCATGFLLAFGLLNASELAGTVRRVRELRAATTRR, encoded by the coding sequence GTGCCGAACGATACCCTGCCGAACCCGGACGCCGACCCGACAGCCGGTTCCCCTGTGGACGACGGTTCCGGTGCCGGTCCCGAGCGCGAGGACGAGCAGCAGGCGGCGGCCCGTGACCGCCTCACCGGCCGACTGGTCCGCGGCACGCTGTGGTCGATGCTCGGGATCGCGGCGCTCGGCGTCACCCGGCTGGTCTACACCGCGCTGATCGGCCGCACCGGCGACCCGGCCCGGCTGGCGGCGGTCAACTCCCAGGTGTCCCTGGCGTTCCTCGCGACGTTCGCCACCGCCGCCGCGACCGGTGCGGGTGCGGCGAAGTTCCTTCCGCTCACCGCCGCGCGGTCCGGACCCGCGGCGGCCGCCGCCGTCCACCGCCGGCTCACCCGGTGGACGGTCGCGGCGACCGTGGCGGTGGTGATGGCGCTGGCCGCGTTCGGGCGGGTGTTCCTGCCGGACGCGGACTGGACCGACGTGGTGTGGGTGTGCGCGCTGGTCACGGCGTACGGCGCGTACTCCTACACGAAGTCGGTGCTGTACGGCCACCACCTGCCGCACCGCTACGCCGTCCTCGAGGTGGCCGCGGACGTGGTGATCCTCGTCCTCACGGTCGTGGTGGTGTGGTGGGTGCCGACCCGGTTGGCGGGCGACGCACCGGGCCTGCTGCTGGCGCCGCTGGTGGCGGGGTACGCCGCGTTCGCGGTGGCGGCGACCCGGTCGGCGCCGCGGGTCCGGCCGGGCGAGCTGCCCGCCCTGCGCGGTGAGCTCGGCGGCTTCGTGGCGTACACCGCGCTCGGCATCGCCGCGGGACAGGGCTTCTTCCAGGTGTCCATGATCGTGGCCCGGCACGCGACCGGCGGTTCCGAGGCGGGCGCCTACGCCGCCGCCATGAGCCTCGTCGGCCCGGCGTTCTTCCTGCCGCGGGCGATGGGGATGGCGTTCTTCCCGGCCGCGGCGGAGGCCGTCGGGCGCGGCGACCAGGCCGCGCTGGCCCGGCACACCGACCTGGTCACCCGGCTGCTGGTGCTGACCACGGTCCCGCTGTTCGGGCTGACGGCGATGCTCGGCGGCCCGGTGCTCGGGCTGGTCTTCGGACCGGCGTACGCCGACGGCGGCCCGGCCTTCGCGGTGCTCGTCCTGGCGGTGTTCTGGTACGTCGTGGCGGTGCCCTCGGTCAACGTGCTGTCCGCGCAGAACCTCACGCTGGCCCGGATTCCCCCGCTCGCGTCGGCCGCCGGTGTCGTCGTCGGGGTGGCGACCTGGCTGGCCGTCGGCACGCGGTGGGGCGCGGTCGGCGTGGCCGCCGGATACCTCGCCGGGATGCTGGTGCAGGCCGGCGTGCCGCTGGTGGTCGCGTTCAGCCGGCTCCGGCTGCGCTGGGGCAGCCGCCTGCCGCGCTACGCCGCCGGGCTGGCCGCCGGAATCGCCGCGGCCACGGTCGCGGTGCTCACTCCCCGTCCCGGTGTGATAGCCGTGTGCGCTACCGGGTTCCTTCTGGCGTTCGGGCTGCTCAACGCCTCCGAGCTTGCCGGTACGGTTCGACGCGTCCGGGAACTGCGTGCGGCCACCACTCGGCGCTGA